From the genome of Amycolatopsis sp. NBC_01488, one region includes:
- a CDS encoding PfkB family carbohydrate kinase, with product MKPLVILGDTLLDVDAEGTAERLCPEAPVPVVDLTARRRRPGGAGLAALLAARSAAEVVLVTPLGDDEGGHALTGLLEPDVTVAPLPLRGTTVCKTRVRAGGQSLVRLDSGDGTATADPPPDRVREVLADAGAVLVADYGRGVTRNPHLRRLLRELSDRIPVVWDPHPRGAQPVPGTRLVTPNLAEARTVLAGHEEPAELAKLLRGHWLADTVAVTVGARGAVLADGLGETAVPVPAAARAPGHSAPDTCGAGDRFAAAATAALLDGADTTEAVTTAVEAAARFVAAGGATALSTNDGPVADPQPATDAFGLAERVRDRGGRLVATGGCFDLLHPGHVSLLRQARALGDALVVCLNSDASVRALKGPGRPLVRDRDRARLLTALSFVDAVAVFDESSPAAVLERLRPHVWVKGGDYAAADLPERDVVERHGGEVVLVPTVPGYSTSRLVAAAASA from the coding sequence GTGAAGCCGCTGGTCATCCTCGGCGACACGCTCCTCGACGTCGACGCCGAGGGCACCGCCGAGCGGCTGTGCCCGGAGGCGCCGGTGCCGGTGGTCGACCTGACCGCGCGGCGCCGCCGCCCGGGCGGCGCCGGCCTCGCGGCCCTGCTGGCCGCGCGGTCCGCGGCCGAGGTCGTGCTGGTCACGCCGCTGGGCGACGACGAAGGCGGGCACGCGCTCACCGGGCTGCTCGAACCGGACGTCACCGTCGCGCCGCTGCCGCTGCGCGGCACCACGGTGTGCAAGACCCGGGTCCGCGCCGGCGGGCAGTCGTTGGTGCGCCTGGATTCCGGCGACGGCACGGCCACCGCCGACCCACCGCCGGACCGGGTGCGCGAGGTCCTGGCGGACGCCGGCGCCGTCCTCGTCGCCGACTACGGCCGCGGCGTGACGCGCAACCCGCACCTGCGGCGGCTCCTGCGCGAACTGTCCGACCGGATCCCGGTGGTCTGGGACCCGCACCCGCGCGGCGCCCAGCCGGTGCCGGGCACCCGGCTGGTCACCCCGAACCTCGCCGAAGCGCGCACCGTGCTCGCCGGGCACGAGGAGCCGGCCGAGCTGGCCAAGCTCCTGCGCGGGCACTGGCTCGCCGACACGGTCGCCGTCACCGTCGGCGCGCGCGGTGCCGTGCTCGCCGACGGCCTCGGCGAAACGGCCGTGCCGGTCCCGGCCGCGGCGCGGGCGCCGGGCCACTCCGCGCCGGACACGTGCGGCGCGGGCGACCGGTTCGCCGCGGCCGCCACGGCGGCCCTGCTCGACGGCGCGGACACGACCGAGGCCGTCACGACGGCGGTCGAGGCGGCCGCCCGGTTCGTCGCCGCGGGCGGGGCCACCGCACTGTCCACGAACGACGGTCCGGTGGCGGACCCGCAGCCGGCCACCGACGCCTTCGGCCTCGCCGAGCGCGTCCGGGACCGCGGCGGCCGCCTGGTCGCCACCGGCGGCTGCTTCGACCTGCTGCACCCGGGGCACGTGAGCCTCCTGCGGCAGGCGCGCGCCCTCGGTGACGCGCTCGTCGTCTGCCTGAACTCCGACGCGTCGGTGCGGGCCCTCAAGGGACCCGGCCGCCCGCTGGTCCGGGACCGCGACCGGGCCCGGCTCCTCACCGCCTTGTCCTTTGTGGACGCTGTCGCGGTCTTCGACGAGTCGTCGCCGGCCGCCGTGCTGGAGCGGCTGCGCCCGCACGTGTGGGTCAAGGGCGGCGACTACGCGGCGGCCGACCTGCCCGAACGCGACGTCGTCGAGCGGCACGGCGGTGAGGTCGTGCTCGTCCCGACCGTGCCCGGCTACTCGACGTCCCGGCTGGTCGCCGCCGCGGCCAGTGCCTGA
- a CDS encoding SDR family oxidoreductase yields the protein MRPLGNVLITGGASGLGAATVDAVRKAGGTPYVLDRVRPEDPAEYVEADLTDTAATEAAVRELAERAGGLDGVFTAAGTDACGPLGEVSTADWERVVKVNLLGTAAVVRAALPFLERSRGTVVTVASTLGIKAVSDATAYCASKFGVVGFTRALAAELAGRVGVTLLIPGGMWTHFFDGRTDQYKPPPDAKLNQPENVANTVVFALQQPPGSEVRELVVCASEEGSWP from the coding sequence ATGCGACCCCTCGGCAACGTCCTGATCACCGGTGGCGCGTCCGGCCTCGGTGCCGCCACCGTCGACGCCGTCCGCAAGGCGGGCGGCACCCCGTACGTCCTCGACCGCGTCCGCCCCGAGGACCCGGCCGAATACGTCGAAGCCGACCTGACCGACACCGCCGCGACCGAGGCCGCGGTGCGTGAGCTGGCCGAACGCGCGGGCGGTCTCGACGGCGTCTTCACCGCCGCCGGCACCGATGCCTGCGGGCCGCTCGGCGAAGTGTCCACAGCGGACTGGGAGCGGGTCGTGAAGGTGAACCTGCTCGGCACCGCCGCCGTCGTCCGCGCCGCGCTCCCCTTCCTGGAGCGGTCGCGCGGCACGGTCGTCACGGTGGCGTCCACGTTGGGCATCAAGGCCGTGAGCGACGCGACCGCCTACTGCGCCTCGAAGTTCGGCGTCGTCGGGTTCACCCGCGCGCTGGCCGCGGAGCTGGCCGGGCGCGTCGGCGTCACGCTGCTGATCCCGGGCGGGATGTGGACGCACTTCTTCGACGGCCGCACCGACCAGTACAAGCCGCCGCCGGACGCGAAGCTCAACCAGCCCGAGAACGTGGCGAACACCGTGGTCTTCGCGCTCCAGCAGCCACCGGGCTCGGAGGTGCGCGAACTCGTCGTGTGCGCGTCGGAGGAGGGGTCGTGGCCGTGA